In one Hoplias malabaricus isolate fHopMal1 chromosome X1, fHopMal1.hap1, whole genome shotgun sequence genomic region, the following are encoded:
- the LOC136676044 gene encoding endoprotease bli-like, with the protein MPRRDEENGHGTKCAGEIAMEANNSYCGVGIAFNAYIGGIRLLDGPVTDSMEAMALTYNNNFIHIYTCCWGPRDNGAEMSGPGMLTAKALQLGTRKGRDGKGSIFVWAAGNGGMMNDHCGADGYINSIYTIAIGAVTQTGSPAHFGEPCPGVMAVTPTATNTLNSPPLVTVTNLGEGCITHFAGTSSAAPIAAGVLSLVLEANSNSQHVKNVLQIARVLQVAELE; encoded by the exons ATGCCACGGAGAGATGAGGAGAATGG ACACGGCACTAAATGTGCTGGTGAAATTGCTATGGAGGCTAACAACTCCTACTGTGGAGTGGGCATCGCTTTCAATGCATATATAGGAG gtATTCGTCTGTTGGATGGTCCAGTTACTGACTCCATGGAGGCCATGGCACTCACCTACAATAACAACTTCATCCACATCTACACCTGTTGCTGGGGGCCACGAGACAACGGGGCTGAAATGTCAGGGCCAGGGATGCTAACAGCGAAAGCTTTACAACTCGGAACACGCAAG GGTCGAGATGGTAAGGGCAGTATATTTGTGTGGGCTGCTGGGAATGGAGGGATGATGAATGACCACTGTGGCGCGGACGGTTACATCAACAGCATCTACACCATCGCCATCGGAGCTGTCACCCAAACAGGAAGCCCCGCCCACTTTGGCGAGCCCTGCCCAGGCGTCATGGCTGTCACACCCACGGCAACAAACACCCTTAACTCCCCGCCTCTG gtGACTGTGACAAACCTTGGTGAAGGCTGTATCACTCATTTTGCGGGGACTTCCAGTGCTGCTCCTATTGCGGCAGGAGTGCTGAGTTTGGTTCTAGAAGCAAA TTCTAACAGTCAGCATGTGAAAAATGTGCTGCAGATAGCGAGAGTTTTGCAGGTGGCGGAGTTGGAATGA